In Scylla paramamosain isolate STU-SP2022 chromosome 19, ASM3559412v1, whole genome shotgun sequence, a single genomic region encodes these proteins:
- the LOC135110020 gene encoding circumsporozoite protein-like, producing the protein MGRRGRSGAGGEGGPEQAARAVRSRRRERSGAGCKGGLEQAARAVRNRQRGLSEAGGEGGPEQAARAVRSRRRGQGRAPAGGVGRDRRWCPSGRRRAGQEVMPERAASGGAGGGAHAGGVGRGRVGRDSGTDGEVAQQRAASGRDGRWCTSGRRRAGAEGGASAGGGWQGQEVVHQRAAAGRCRRWCTSRQRREVVSERAASGGAGGGARAGVVRREVVHQRAAAGQEVVPERAASGGTGHITPQLRGEVRNAKPKP; encoded by the exons aTGGG GCGGCGAGGGCGGTCCGGAGCAGGCGGCGAGGGCGGTCCGGAGCAGGCGGCGAGGGCGGTCCGGAGCAGGCGGCGCGAGCGGTCCGGAGCAGGCTGCAAGGGCGGTCTGGAACAGGCGGCGAGAGCGGTCAGGAACAGGCAGCGCGGGCTGTCTGAAGCAGGCGGCGAGGGCGGCCCGGAGCAGGCGGCAAGGGCGGTCCGGAGCAGGCGGCGAGGGCAGGGGCGAGCACCAGCGGGCGGCGTCGGGCGAGACAGGAGGTGGTGCCCGAGCGGTCGGCGTCGGGCGGGGCAAGAGGTGATGCCCGAGCGGGCGGCGTCCGGCGGGGCAGGAGGTGGTGCCCACGCGGGCGGCGTCGGGCGGGGGCGAGTCGGGCGCGATTCGGGGACGGACGGCGAGGTGGCGCAACAGCGGGCGGCGTCGGGGCGGGACGGGAGGTGGTGCACGagcgggcggcggcgggcggggGCAGAAGGTGGTGCATCAGCGGGCGGCGGCTGGCAGGGGCAGGAGGTGGTGCATcagcgggcggcggcgggccGGTGCAGGAGGTGGTGCACGAGCAGGCAGCGGCGGGAGGTGGTGTCCGAGCGGGCGGCGTCGGGTGGGGCTGGAGGTGGTGCACGAGCGGGCGTCGTCAGGCGTGAGGTGGTGCACcagcgggcggcggcgggaCAGGAGGTGGTGCCCGAGCGGGCGGCGTCGGGCGGGACGGGGCACATCACACCACAGCTGCGAGGGGAAGTCCGGAATGCAAAACCAAAGCCGTAA